A window from Telopea speciosissima isolate NSW1024214 ecotype Mountain lineage chromosome 8, Tspe_v1, whole genome shotgun sequence encodes these proteins:
- the LOC122638273 gene encoding putative ABC transporter C family member 15: MEMSVSLIVSIAGFSLLFTWILVELFIQRQRYSESDQLKHGGMEKRTVFTTIVLLSNVLIFTFHLGFCLYEVWKLKTVPTQLIFSATTWVLATIYAFYSNYRSISGEKRWPSVLTFWWIFSCILSAFHVFIYFLTHLKSGIPPDFLLEPNVAELVSFPLSLLLCVNAFCFSYNRRIPEIKDPLLQKEDNEVPPDFETFSNAGIYSRLTFSWLNPLFRKGRTQKLELHHIPADPESETAEKSYSLLQEWLRKQKNGTSSLHTAIAYAFWRPLLLNSLFAGVNTIASYMGPFLITNFVNFLSQKSDDSSHGYGLCLALIFFLAKTVESLSQRQWYFGANRIGIQVRAAVTVLIYRKSLLVKYAGPSNGKYVNLINVDAERIGDFFWYIHGIWLLPLQVLLALVILYRNLGGVPSIAALLTTVLVMISNTPLANLQERLHSNIMETKDARIKFTSEILKSMKILKMHSWETTYLRKLMQLRENERSWLKLYLYICSIVAFLFWASPTLLSVITFGVCILVEAPLTSGAVLSALATFRILQEPIYNLPELISMIAQTKVSIDRVQAFIREEDQKVLQYSYTPIEPDVAIEIETGEYTWGTSNTISKKPTIKISKRMNIMKGDKVAVCGSVGSGKSSLLCSILGEIPRITGAGIKVYGSEAYVPQSAWIQTGTIRDNVLFGKEMDSSFYRNVLEGCALNRDIQMWSDGDLSMVGERGMNLSGGQKQRIQLARALYSDSDIYLLDDPFSAVDAHTGAHLFKECLMRILSQKTVIYVTHQLEFLNASDLVFAMKDGEIVQSGKYEDLIAEPDGELVKQMAAHSRSVSQVAPPQAQSLLTFGSDQRNQMEVIEEKMEDSNGNGKLVKKASDVETESGSVKWKVYVTFVTCAYKGALVPIIILCQVSFQVLQMGSNYWIAWASEEGRVSKDKLIGVFILLSGGSSLFILGRAVLLSTVAIETAQRLFLGMVNSIFRAPISFFDSTPTSRILNRSSTDQSTVDTDIPYRLAGLAFALIQLLSIIILMSQVAWQVFILFLGILAISIWYQAYYITTARELARMVAARKAPILHHFSESIAGAETIRCFKQQDRFLVKNLSLIDEYSRVAFHNSATMEWLCVRINFLFNLVFFLLLLILVILPRAAIDPSLAGLAATYGLNLNVLQAWVIWNLCNVENKMISVERILQFSNIPSEAPLLIEERRPEPEWPILGTVKLENLHIRYSPMLPMVLKGISCTFPGQAKIGVVGRTGSGKSTLIQALFRVVEPSEGRILIDEVDICEIGLQDLRSRLSIIPQDPTLFQGTIRANLDPLEQHSDSEIWEALRRCNLAVTVMQDQMLLDAKVEEDGGNWSLGQRQLFCLARVLLKKRRILVLDEATASVDTATDNLIQRTIREETSNCTVITVAHRIPTVIDNDLVLVLDEGKVLEYDSPTQLLKDNTSAFSKLVTEFLKKTSKREHH; the protein is encoded by the exons ATGGAGATGTCTGTAAGTCTGATTGTGAGTATAGCTGGTTTTTCACTGTTATTTACATGGATTCTGGTAGAACTTTTTATACAGAGGCAAAGATATTCAGAGAGTGATCAGTTAAAACATGGAGGAATGGAGAAGAGAACAGTTTTTACGACGATTGTACTTCTGTCCAACGTTTTAATCTTTACTTTCCATCTGGGTTTTTGTCTTTATGAGGTTTGGAAGCTGAAAACAGTCCCCACCCAGTTAATTTTCTCAGCAACAACCTGGGTTTTGGCAACTATATATGCATTCTACTCAAACTATAGGAGTATTTCAGGAGAGAAGAGGTGGCCTTCAGTACTAACCTTCTGGTGGATCTTCTCCTGTATTCTCAGTGCTTTCCATGTTTTCATATACTTCCTAACCCATTTGAAATCTGGGATCCCTCCTGATTTTCTCCTAGAGCCTAATGTTGCAGAGCTTGTTTCCTTCCCACTTTCACTACTTCTGTGTGTCAATGCTTTCTGTTTCAGTTATAACAGAAGAATCCCGGAAATTAAAGACCCACTTCTTCAGAAAGAGGATAATGAGGTTCCTCCAGATTTTGAAACTTTCAGCAATGCAGGGATTTACAGTAGACTCACTTTCAGCTGGCTAAACCCACTTTTCAGAAAAGGTCGGACTCAGAAACTTGAACTACACCACATTCCGGCGGACCCTGAATCCGAAACAGCAGAGAAATCTTACTCCTTGTTACAAGAATGGCttaggaaacaaaaaaatggaactTCCTCATTGCACACAGCTATAGCCTATGCTTTCTGGAGACCTCTGCTTCTAAATTCTCTTTTTGCAG GTGTCAACACAATTGCTTCTTATATGGGTCCCTTCCTCATCACAAACTTTGTTAATTTCTTATCGCAAAAAAGCGACGATTCCAGCCATGGATATGGACTGTGTCTTGCATTAATTTTCTTCTTGGCAAAGACAGTAGAATCTCTGTCACAGCGACAATGGTACTTCGGTGCTAACCGGATCGGTATTCAAGTCCGAGCAGCTGTTACAGTATTAATTTACAGGAAATCCCTTTTAGTCAAGTATGCCGGCCCAAGCAATGGTAAATATGTAAACCTCATCAATGTGGATGCTGAGAGGATTGGGGACTTCTTCTGGTACATCCATGGTATCTGGTTGCTGCCTCTCCAGGTCCTTCTAGCTCTTGTCATTCTCTATAGGAACCTCGGTGGGGTTCCCTCCATTGCGGCACTTCTCACCACAGTTTTGGTGATGATTAGCAACACCCCATTAGCCAATTTGCAAGAAAGGCTACATTCTAACATCATGGAAACAAAGGATGCAAGAATCAAATTTACCTCAGAGATCTTGAAAAGCATGAAGATATTGAAGATGCATTCATGGGAAACCACCTACTTGAGAAAGCTCATGCAACTTAGAGAAAATGAGAGAAGTTGGTTGAAGCTATATCTGTATATATGCTCCATTGTTGCCTTTCTCTTCTGGGCTTCACCAACTTTACTCTCAGTCATTACCTTTGGTGTTTGCATTCTAGTGGAAGCTCCATTAACATCTGGTGCTGTCCTCTCAGCTCTAGCCACTTTCCGGATTCTACAAGAACCCATCTACAATCTCCCAGAGCTAATCTCCATGATAGCTCAAACAAAGGTCTCAATCGATCGGGTCCAAGCTTTCATCAGAGAAGAAGATCAAAAGGTGCTGCAATACAGTTATACTCCTATAGAGCCCGATGTTGCAATCGAGATTGAGACAGGGGAATACACTTGGGGAACAAGTAACACAATTTCGAAGAAGCCaacaatcaaaatttccaaGAGGATGAATATCATGAAAGGTGATAAGGTTGCTGTGTGTGGGTCTGTAGGTTCAGGGAAATCAAGCCTATTGTGTAGCATACTTGGAGAGATTCCAAGGATTACAGGAGCGGGGATCAAGGTGTATGGATCAGAGGCTTATGTCCCACAAAGTGCTTGGATTCAGACAGGAACAATTAGAGATAATGTGTTGTTTGGTAAGGAAATGGACAGCAGTTTCTATAGAAATGTTCTAGAAGGATGTGCCTTAAATAGAGATATCCAAATGTGGAGTGATGGGGATCTGAGTATGGTGGGAGAAAGGGGAATGAATCTGAGTGGAGGGCAGAAGCAAAGGATTCAGTTAGCCAGAGCCCTCTACAGTGATTCTGACATTTATCTACTAGATGATCCTTTCAGTGCTGTTGATGCTCATACAGGAGCACATCTCTTCAAG GAATGTCTAATGCGAATCCTGTCTCAGAAGACTGTCATTTATGTAACCCATCAATTGGAATTCTTGAATGCTTCAGATCTTGTTTTT GCAATGAAAGATGGAGAGATTGTTCAGTCAGGAAAATATGAAGACCTGATTGCAGAACCTGATGGCGAGCTTGTGAAACAAATGGCTGCCCATAGCAGATCAGTAAGCCAAGTGGCCCCACCCCAAGCACAGAGCCTTTTAACCTTTGGATCTGATCAGAGGAATCAAATGGAAGTCATAGAGGAAAAAATGGAAGATTCCAATGGCAATGGCAAACTTGTAAAGAAAGCTTCTGATGTAGAAACTGAATCTGGTAGTGTCAAATGGAAAGTTTATGTAACCTTCGTGACCTGTGCATATAAAGGAGCTCTTGTTCCAATCATAATTCTTTGCCAAGTTTCGTTCCAGGTATTACAGATGGGAAGCAATTACTGGATTGCTTGGGCAAGTGAGGAGGGGAGAGTGAGTAAAGATAAGTTGATAGGGGTATTTATTTTGTTGTCTGGTGGAAGTTCCTTGTTCATCTTGGGTAGGGCAGTTTTGCTATCAACTGTCGCCATTGAAACTGCTCAGAGGCTCTTTCTTGGCATGGTTAACTCCATCTTCCGAGCACCAATTTCCTTCTTTGACTCCACCCCTACAAGCCGAATCCTCAATAGG TCATCAACAGATCAAAGCACCGTTGATACAGACATTCCTTACAGACTAGCAGGATTAGCATTTGCTCTTATTCAGCTGTTGAGTATCATCATCCTTATGTCTCAGGTTGCCTGGCAGGTCTTCATTCTGTTTCTTGGGATCCTTGCCATCTCCATATGGTATCAG GCCTACTACATCACCACTGCCAGGGAACTAGCCAGGATGGTTGCAGCCAGGAAAGCTCCAATCCTTCATCATTTCTCAGAGTCAATTGCTGGGGCTGAAACAATTCGCTGCTTCAAGCAGCAAGATCGCTTTCTTGTCAAGAATCTCAGCTTGATTGATGAGTACTCCCGTGTTGCTTTCCATAATTCTGCAACGATGGAATGGTTGTGTGTTCGAATCAACTTCCTATTCAATcttgttttcttccttcttctactAATCTTAGTTATCCTGCCAAGGGCAGCCATTGACCCCA GTTTGGCGGGACTTGCAGCTACATATGGTTTGAATCTAAACGTTTTACAAGCTTGGGTGATTTGGAATCTGTGTAATGTTGAAAACAAGATGATCTCAGTTGAGAGAATTCTTCAGTTCTCTAATATTCCAAGTGAAGCTCCATTGCTAATTGAAGAACGTAGACCAGAACCTGAATGGCCAATCCTCGGAACTGTCAAGCTTGAAAACCTCCATATCCGTTATAGCCCCATGCTTCCCATGGTTCTTAAAGGAATTAGTTGCACTTTCCCAGGTCAGGCAAAGATTGGAGTGGTGGGCAGAACAGGCAGTGGCAAGTCTACTCTTATTCAAGCTCTTTTCAGGGTGGTGGAGCCCTCAGAAGGAAGGATTCTGATTGATGAAGTAGATATTTGTGAGATAGGTTTGCAGGATTTGAGGTCTAGATTGAGCATAATTCCGCAAGACCCAACACTGTTTCAAGGAACTATTAGAGCTAATCTGGATCCCTTAGAACAGCATTCAGATTCAGAAATATGGGAG GCTCTACGTAGGTGTAACCTTGCCGTTACAGTGATGCAAGACCAAATGCTTCTTGATGCAAAAG ttgaagaagatggaggaaacTGGAGTCTAGGACAGAGGCAGCTGTTTTGCCTGGCCAGGGTTTtgctgaagaagagaaggattcTGGTGCTGGATGAGGCTACAGCATCTGTGGATACTGCAACAGACAATTTGATTCAGAGGACaataagagaagaaacaagTAATTGCACTGTCATCACTGTTGCCCACCGAATTCCAACTGTGATCGACAATGACCTCGTTCTTGTACTTGATGAAG GCAAAGTTTTAGAGTATGACTCCCCAACTCAGTTGCTTAAAGATAACACTTCAGCATTCTCAAAGTTGGTGACagagttcttaaagaaaacatCAAAAAGAGAACATCATTAG